The following nucleotide sequence is from Podospora bellae-mahoneyi strain CBS 112042 chromosome 1 map unlocalized CBS112042p_1, whole genome shotgun sequence.
TCGCCCCCCCTGGAGCCACAAACCCATAATCCTGCGTCGCCCGCCCAATcaactcccccatcctcacccacgGCCCCTTGATATTCTCCGCCACCGCATACCTAACATCATAATCCACCGTATTGTAACAATGCGAGCTATAAAACAAAACGTACCTCCCCCGCTTCGTCTTGACCAAATTCGGCGCCTCGATCAACGGCCCATCAATCTCGGGTATCCTATCCAACACCGTCGTCGCCGGACCAACAGGCGTGAACCCATCGCTGACGTCCACCTCTTGGAGTACAAACGGCGTGGGAAACCCAGGCTTGTCCCCGTTGCCGCACGgccccccctttcctttgGCGCTGCCGTCGACCTTGTAGATTACATACCGCCTGTTAGTTTCGGCGTCGAAAAACCCAGACGAGTCAATCGCTCCGCCGTCGTGGTCCGGGCAGGCAaaggggtgagggtggggggcGTAAGGACCCAAgatggaggttttggagacCGCCACGCCGATGCAGTGGTATGGCGAGCCCGAGAGGCGGCCCGAGTAGTACATCACGTaggttttggtttgggggatGAAGTGGACGTCCGGTGCCCAGATTAGCGGGAGCGTGTCGTTCACCCAGTCGCCCGGGGTGGGCAAGAGGTCAATCTTGTTGAGGAGTGTCCATCTGGCGTCGGCGGAGGTGAAGGACGGAAAGGAAGGGGACCAGGCCACTTGAACATTGTTCGTGTTCCCGGAGGTGGCAAAGGCGTACCACTTGGAGGTTGCTGGGTCAAACGTGACGGAAGGGTCAGGGAAGTCGAGATTCCCCAGTGTAGTGCGGGGTGAGGAGAGCACCCCCAAAGGCAAGAATGCTAGAAATAGTAGTGAATACATCGTGTTGACTGCAGTGTAAagtcttgtggtggtgggctaaTGAATGCATGGTTCTTTGGGGCAAGACAGCCACGCCCAAGTTATATATTAATGACGACTTGACGATGTCATGAGAATGTCGGGTCGACGGCCGAAACAGGGCAATGATGACCATGGCGTATTACCACCCCTACTATCTTGCACCACCCGCCAGGCCAAACTCATTACAACTCACACAGGACAAGTGATCAGCAGGATTGTGTCTGGGGCAAAACTCACTCGTGCTGAATCAAGGTCTAGCGGTAATGTCCCACCGAACCCGACCAGTCGGTAACGCGGGGAAGTCTTGTGATCTGAGGTTGTGTTGCCGCAGGTAGTAGTAGCATCGACAACAAAGAGGCGGTTTGTGGTGGGTGATAGTTCTTGGGCGCGCGAGGCTGTGGTCATAGGTAGTCCGTTATACACCAAGACAGGGCTTCGAAAGTCGTACGGATTGTCTTGGTCCACAAGCTTCGAGAATGATACCGCACCATGATATTGATTCAGTCATAAATTGCTGTGAACCTATATCCGATCACATTCCAGATGTTGCGTAAatgcctcaccaccaccaccatcagaaTCCCCGattcaccccttcccactctgGGTTATCCCTCTTTGCCCTCACCAGATCACCTGGCCAGCTTCCTCCCGGAGCTTTCTGAGGATTCTGGATGCCCTGTTCACAGACTGCATCTCCCAGTTCCTTTTCAATTTCGAGCCTTGGTAACTGCCAGCGTATCACATCAGCCCAGGTGTCGATTAATTCCGGCGGCGGTAGCGGGTAGCTTCCAAAATCTGCCCTGACGCCCAATCGAAGGGCTCGGACCGTCCCTCCCAGCCGCTCTGCGATCCCCGGAGAGGTATGCAACGACATGGCGAGCCACGCGTCTCGGACCTCCTTCTCGGGGATGCCGTGTGCTCGGAGTAGGTTTTCAGCAACATCCGCCGAGACAACCTCGAATCTCTCTGGAACGTCGTTGTAGGTCGAGGCAGTGCCAATGTCGTGGAGGATACAGGCTACAAACAAGACATGGGGTGCTGCTCGCGGTGTGCAACTAGGTGTGGGATTGTCATATTCGCTGGCCATGGTCGATCGGATCGAAGGGGCATAATGTACGTCTGGTGGAAGGAGATCGTCAAAAAGACGCATAAAGGCCGTAGCGTAGAAATACACTCTGAGACTGTGATACAGGATGGAAGCTGGCAGGATGGATTTGGCGACCGCGAGAGCTTCGGTGCAGACTGGATGTGCAGGAATGAGGGCTCGAACGGCCGCTGTGATGGTGCCGGTCCCCACTCCGGGTCCTATCCCTGGAGAGCTGGATGTGGAAGTGGTTGATTGATGTCTTGGAGGGTTGCACATGATGTTTGATCTTGGGTCAGTGTGTCTTGGATTGATGTCGGTACCGAAAGTGTCTcggtggttgaagatgggaGAAACGTTGATAGTCAAAATGTGACAGTAAGGGGATGCTAGCTCCTGCTGTTTGTTTAGAATCGTTTCCTGGGAGAAGGCGCTACCGCTGGAATGGACAGGCCATTGTCAGTGGTGAAACTTTGTTGGTCCTGTTTCCATGATCAAAGCACTGGAATTGGCAGCTTTGACTCATCGAGATCTGGGTagaccctaaccctcgcAAGCTCGAGTTCTCTAAACAAAAGCAGCTATTCTATCCGCCAACTATTCTTCCACAGATTCCCATTACCTTTCTCTGGCGCCGAAATCTCTCTAGATCAGCTTGATTTCCTTCAGAGACAACTTCTCAAACATGCTCTGCAGCTCGCTGCTCACCACGCCATCAAGAGCATACAGCCTTTCCGTTGCATCAATTGAACCAAGATCAATCTGAGCTCTATCCTCGTCACTTTTCCCAACTTTCAAACTTTCGAGCTTCTCAGTAAGTACTCGTTCCTCTGAATCTTCCTTTTCCGCAGATGGTTCGCATTCTGAAGAGTCCTCTTCTTTATCGTCCTTCAGCTTCTCGGAGCGTTCGTGGGTTGCCCGAAGGCACTTCAACAGGTGATCCCATTTCTGCTCGGCTTCGTCTTTGTCACTGTGCGTCGCCATGTATTTGACCCTCTGGCAGTGAGACCCATACACGGTCAAGAGACCGATACGCTTGTATGTAGCCTTCGGTCCGTCACCGACAGGCTCAACCAGGAGTCCACGAATGCACAGCGATTCGTGCTCGGTAGGTTTACTCATAATCAATGGCACAAAATACCCCGCCACTACATCCGGTCCATTCTCCATGTCCTGGTCCCACTCGATGTCGAACGAAAAGTTAAAGGCGTCGGAATGGATATTGCTGACACAAAAGGCTTCCgtgccatcctcctccttgattgACAGCTTATGGGTTTTTCCACCTCCAATAGCAAGCATGTACCAGGGCTTCTTCTCGTAATCCGGGCGAACCTCGACAGGACGCATGAAGCAGCGCATTGTGATGGAGGCATCCTTGAGAGAGGCGGTGGGCTTTGCCGGAAAGACCGGTGTGGTTGTCGCGTCCACAATGTCGACTAGGGAGTATGTGCTTCCGCTATAATCGAGAGCGAACGGAGAGACGGGCCCATCGATTGATAGCCAGGACCAAGTCGGCGCGATGTAGCTTCCCGTCGACCCCACAGGACTTGAATCCCTAGAGGACTGCCACAGTAGTGACTGCGGAAGTGTGGAGCGCCATATCCCAGCCAGGTACGTGTCATCTGGCAGAGCGACCTCAAATTCCTGCGCAAGGCCCGACAAGGCCACGAGTCTGTCCTGGACGTGACTGAAGATCTTGCTAGAATATTCCTTGTATATCGTGTTCCAGGCTTTATACAACTCGTGTGAGGTGTCTGGCGCCACGTTCAGCTTGGTCCTGGTCTGGAACTTGGGGTTCCCGTTAAACACCGACGTGAACGGTGTTCCTCCTGGGAAAGTTTCGCTCGCGAAATAGGGGGCTTCCGCGCAACACTCCCACATGAGCTCGTGAGAGGTGAAGTGTAACACTCTGCGAGACAGCTGGCGCTCCTGAAAGACCCACCCTCTTTTCGCCAGGGAAGACTTGGTAATACTGTCAAAAACAGCATGTGTGTCCGGAGTCAACCAAAATTTCCAGCTTTCTTGCCCATTGAAGGAAATGTTCATGGGCAAAACAGCCAGTGGATCTCTGTTCCTAAAGCAACCAAAACGACCGTCAGGGGAATCGTCTGCCGAGATATTGAGCAGTGCATTCTTGTAGACGTCGTACATCATGATGGACTCTCGTTGCCAGTCCTCTTTGCTGTCCTGGAGAATGCACAACGAATCGATCCAGAGCCATCGGACTTGTCAGAAGCAAAGTGTTAGCATACATTCCATTCTTTATTCCGCAGGTCTGCCTTACCTTTGAACCAGCTTGCCGCCTTGATAGCATCTGCAAATGTCTTGGGCAATAGCGATATCGAAACACCTTCCCGAAGTCTCTCTGCAATATTTCCTGTTGTCAAGACAGGTAGTTGACTGGCCCCCCATTTTCCCCAGCAATGACTGAGTGTGATGTACTCTCGTTCTTGCTCGAAATCTCGTGGGGTGTCCAAAGGCGTCACCAACTTCACCATTGACGTCTCAATTGCTGACTTCACATCCAGAAGTCTGGTTGGCAACCAATCTCTAGAAGCCGTGATGTTGCATTGGTTGTGCTTGCCGTCTTCGTTTGTCTGGCATCGTTTCAGCCACTCTAGCGCATTATCACGGGTTTGCGCCGATTCCGTAGTCGGGTGTCGTTCCATGCCCTTCCCCTCGGTCATGCCAAATAGTGCCTTGTCGAACTCGGAGAAAGGCCAGATTTGAAGCTTCAAGATGTTCCAGTAGTTTTTTGCAGCTCTTGGGTGTCCCCGGTGGGTCAGTGCAAAGTGCAGTCGTTTAGGGGCTGGGCCGGACTGCCAACACATCTCGATATTGGATTCGTCAATCGACTCCATCGCCAGCCGTTTGACCCGCAGGTTAGCCATGAGGAAGACGCAGAGATGGCAGCGGCCATCTTCCCCGTCTTGAAGGGTCTTTGCGCCATTGTGCAGCAAACATGCCGCGGGAAGGCCCTCCGTCGCTTCTTTGCCTTTGGTTTTATGAAGATCCACGTGATAGCCAAAATAGTTCAGGGCGTTGTAGCAGGTGTCACAGAGTTGGGTCATGCTGCGGATGGTTGCGCTCGGTTCAGATCCAAGGTTTGCATCTTGAGATGTTTCTGCTGGTTCGTCCAGGGAGGATGCTTTGGTCTCATTGTGGCGTGGGAATGGGGGTGGGCCGGGTGATTTGACTACAAAGATGtcgacatcgtcgtcgtcgacccGATCCGGGTTGACAAGCACAAACGATGTAATATTATCGTTGAGCTTCAGAATCTCGTCCGATTCAAGGAGATTCATTGTGTATGGATTGTTGATGAGATATTGttgaaagagaaaaacaTGAACACAGAGATTGCTGCCCGAGATGGACCGTGAAGCCCCACCTGGGATTGTCAGCATTTAGCTTGAGGGAACCTGGTCTTGGCGTTCGGACTCATACCCATGGTTTATTGTAACAATGCGAATCTGCCAGGAAAGCATCCGGTCAAATGAGTTTGAGTATGAGACCCCTATTCCCGCCTGTGTCCCCTCTAGGCCATCCACCTCCTGAACCACCCCACTGCCTGGTCTTCGCTCCCCtgccccctttccttctGCTTCGGATCCCCAATATCACCCCTGACGGCAAATCCGTGCTTGGCACCTtcatacaccaccacctcgtgTCTTTCTCTATCCCGCAACATTTTCACCACCGTCTCCATCTTAGCACGCCTTAGGTACTGATCATCATCTCCGTTTGCGATGCTGAGCGGTGTGTCATCCTTTACCTTTTCAATATCAGCCGGAACGGAGATTAGGGACGGGTGGGCAGTGAATGCGCAGTTGACCAGAGGTGGGGACATGTGGGTAAGGCGGATTGTGTACAGCCCTCCCCAGCAGAAGCCAGCCACGCCAATTTTGCCTGACGGGCTAAGCTCTTGTCGAAGGGAATGGAAAAAGGCATTGACTCGGGGAGCAGCGACGGCGTATCGGTTGTAGAGGAGGAACCTGACGAGCTCGGGGACAACACGGACGTAGGTCCAGAT
It contains:
- a CDS encoding uncharacterized protein (EggNog:ENOG503P3FW); the encoded protein is MCNPPRHQSTTSTSSSPGIGPGVGTGTITAAVRALIPAHPVCTEALAVAKSILPASILYHSLRVYFYATAFMRLFDDLLPPDVHYAPSIRSTMASEYDNPTPSCTPRAAPHVLFVACILHDIGTASTYNDVPERFEVVSADVAENLLRAHGIPEKEVRDAWLAMSLHTSPGIAERLGGTVRALRLGVRADFGSYPLPPPELIDTWADVIRWQLPRLEIEKELGDAVCEQGIQNPQKAPGGSWPGDLVRAKRDNPEWEGVNRGF
- a CDS encoding uncharacterized protein (CAZy:GH43; COG:G; EggNog:ENOG503P1F3), which codes for MYSLLFLAFLPLGVLSSPRTTLGNLDFPDPSVTFDPATSKWYAFATSGNTNNVQVAWSPSFPSFTSADARWTLLNKIDLLPTPGDWVNDTLPLIWAPDVHFIPQTKTYVMYYSGRLSGSPYHCIGVAVSKTSILGPYAPHPHPFACPDHDGGAIDSSGFFDAETNRRYVIYKVDGSAKGKGGPCGNGDKPGFPTPFVLQEVDVSDGFTPVGPATTVLDRIPEIDGPLIEAPNLVKTKRGRYVLFYSSHCYNTVDYDVRYAVAENIKGPWVRMGELIGRATQDYGFVAPGGASAVQGGEGGMVFHANCEAGRCMYETSWGVGEKGEVVLSDA
- a CDS encoding uncharacterized protein (EggNog:ENOG503P32W; COG:Q), which encodes MQAPFCRDCFTGTLRGDITPVGTEQTVHNVPSYVSLPPEGARSLGTVVIITDAFGWRLRNTRVLADAYARRVPCTVVVPDFHKGTSLTEKFLILADALPTANIFTKIWTYVRVVPELVRFLLYNRYAVAAPRVNAFFHSLRQELSPSGKIGVAGFCWGGLYTIRLTHMSPPLVNCAFTAHPSLISVPADIEKVKDDTPLSIANGDDDQYLRRAKMETVVKMLRDRERHEVVVYEGAKHGFAVRGDIGDPKQKERGQGSEDQAVGWFRRWMA
- a CDS encoding uncharacterized protein (EggNog:ENOG503PBP9; COG:S) produces the protein MLTIPGGASRSISGSNLCVHVFLFQQYLINNPYTMNLLESDEILKLNDNITSFVLVNPDRVDDDDVDIFVVKSPGPPPFPRHNETKASSLDEPAETSQDANLGSEPSATIRSMTQLCDTCYNALNYFGYHVDLHKTKGKEATEGLPAACLLHNGAKTLQDGEDGRCHLCVFLMANLRVKRLAMESIDESNIEMCWQSGPAPKRLHFALTHRGHPRAAKNYWNILKLQIWPFSEFDKALFGMTEGKGMERHPTTESAQTRDNALEWLKRCQTNEDGKHNQCNITASRDWLPTRLLDVKSAIETSMVKLVTPLDTPRDFEQEREYITLSHCWGKWGASQLPVLTTGNIAERLREGVSISLLPKTFADAIKAASWFKVRWLWIDSLCILQDSKEDWQRESIMMYDVYKNALLNISADDSPDGRFGCFRNRDPLAVLPMNISFNGQESWKFWLTPDTHAVFDSITKSSLAKRGWVFQERQLSRRVLHFTSHELMWECCAEAPYFASETFPGGTPFTSVFNGNPKFQTRTKLNVAPDTSHELYKAWNTIYKEYSSKIFSHVQDRLVALSGLAQEFEVALPDDTYLAGIWRSTLPQSLLWQSSRDSSPVGSTGSYIAPTWSWLSIDGPVSPFALDYSGSTYSLVDIVDATTTPVFPAKPTASLKDASITMRCFMRPVEVRPDYEKKPWYMLAIGGGKTHKLSIKEEDGTEAFCVSNIHSDAFNFSFDIEWDQDMENGPDVVAGYFVPLIMSKPTEHESLCIRGLLVEPVGDGPKATYKRIGLLTVYGSHCQRVKYMATHSDKDEAEQKWDHLLKCLRATHERSEKLKDDKEEDSSECEPSAEKEDSEERVLTEKLESLKVGKSDEDRAQIDLGSIDATERLYALDGVVSSELQSMFEKLSLKEIKLI